One genomic segment of Pseudomonas chlororaphis subsp. aurantiaca includes these proteins:
- a CDS encoding haloacid dehalogenase type II has protein sequence MSFLRPKFITFDCYGTLTNFHMGTMTRELFADRVSPEQMDQFVKDFSAYRLDQVMGDWRPYDEILKTALARTCKRWGVEYRDESQLYYDAVPTWGPHPDVPAGLSKIADKIPLVIFSNASDSQIMSNVDKLGAPFHKVFTAEQAQAYKPRLAAFEFMLDNLGCGPQDILHVSSSFRYDLMPAHDMKIKHKAFVARGHEQPANAIYGYQQIPDIGGLAALVGL, from the coding sequence ATGAGCTTTCTTCGTCCCAAATTCATTACGTTCGACTGCTACGGTACGCTGACCAACTTCCACATGGGCACCATGACCCGCGAGCTGTTCGCCGACCGCGTCAGCCCCGAGCAGATGGACCAGTTCGTCAAGGACTTCTCGGCCTATCGCCTGGACCAGGTCATGGGCGACTGGAGGCCCTACGACGAGATCCTCAAGACCGCGCTGGCGCGGACCTGCAAGCGCTGGGGCGTCGAGTACCGTGACGAAAGCCAGCTGTACTACGACGCGGTGCCGACCTGGGGGCCCCATCCCGACGTGCCGGCCGGCCTGTCGAAGATCGCCGACAAGATCCCCCTGGTGATTTTCTCCAACGCCAGCGACAGCCAGATCATGTCCAACGTCGACAAGCTCGGCGCGCCGTTCCACAAGGTCTTCACCGCCGAACAGGCCCAGGCCTACAAGCCACGCCTGGCGGCCTTCGAGTTCATGCTCGACAACCTCGGCTGCGGCCCGCAAGACATCCTCCACGTGTCTTCCAGCTTCCGTTACGACCTGATGCCGGCCCACGACATGAAGATCAAGCACAAGGCCTTCGTCGCCCGTGGCCACGAACAGCCGGCCAACGCCATCTATGGCTACCAGCAGATCCCGGACATCGGCGGCCTGGCCGCGCTGGTCGGTCTCTGA
- a CDS encoding NAD(P)/FAD-dependent oxidoreductase, with protein sequence MGSESYWLDSAPAFTGAQAGALPDSVDVAIVGGGFTGLSAARALAMKGARVVVLEAGRVIGEASGRNGGQCNTGVAQDYAALSASLGAERARAYYQAYERAVQSVVALVEQEGIGCDLKRNGKLKLAAKPLHYEGLARTCELIRREVDADVELLSAEQVRGEVDSAGFHGGLLQRNGVQMHVGRFGVGLAQAAARHGALIYQDCAVKGWQGNSGGYRLDTARGSLQARQILLATGACQHGDLGWYRRRIVPVGSFVVTTEVLPQALVERLLPHQRSYVTSRTIGNYFRLTPDSRLLFGGRARFAMSSPSSDAKSGKVLQAAMVQMFPQLAGVGIDYCWGGLVDMTSDRLPRAGERNGIYHAMGYSGHGVQMSVHMGQVMAEVMDGKASANPWQDLAWPAIPGHFGKPWFLPLVGAYYRFQDYLH encoded by the coding sequence ATGGGCAGTGAATCCTATTGGCTCGACAGTGCGCCGGCGTTCACCGGGGCACAGGCCGGCGCGTTGCCGGACAGCGTCGACGTGGCGATCGTCGGTGGCGGGTTCACCGGGCTGTCCGCGGCCCGTGCGCTGGCCATGAAGGGCGCCCGGGTGGTGGTGCTGGAGGCCGGCCGGGTGATCGGCGAAGCCTCCGGGCGCAACGGCGGCCAGTGCAACACCGGGGTGGCCCAGGATTATGCCGCCCTCAGCGCCAGCCTCGGCGCCGAGCGGGCACGGGCCTATTACCAGGCCTACGAGCGGGCGGTGCAGAGCGTCGTGGCGCTGGTGGAGCAGGAGGGCATCGGTTGCGACCTCAAGCGCAACGGCAAGCTCAAGCTGGCGGCCAAGCCCCTGCATTACGAAGGGCTGGCGCGCACCTGCGAGCTGATTCGCCGCGAGGTCGATGCCGATGTCGAGTTGCTGTCCGCCGAGCAGGTGCGCGGCGAAGTCGATTCCGCCGGTTTTCACGGCGGCCTGTTGCAGCGCAACGGCGTGCAGATGCATGTCGGGCGCTTCGGCGTCGGCCTGGCGCAGGCGGCGGCGCGCCATGGCGCGCTGATCTATCAGGATTGCGCGGTCAAAGGCTGGCAGGGCAACAGTGGCGGCTACCGGCTCGACACCGCGCGCGGTTCGTTGCAGGCGCGGCAGATCCTGCTGGCCACCGGCGCCTGCCAGCATGGCGACCTCGGCTGGTACCGGCGGCGCATCGTGCCGGTGGGCAGCTTCGTGGTGACCACCGAGGTGCTGCCGCAAGCCCTGGTCGAGCGACTGCTGCCGCACCAGCGTTCCTATGTCACCAGCCGCACCATCGGCAACTACTTTCGCCTGACCCCGGACAGCCGCTTGCTGTTCGGCGGCCGGGCGCGTTTCGCCATGTCCAGCCCCAGCTCCGACGCCAAGAGCGGCAAGGTGCTGCAGGCGGCCATGGTGCAGATGTTCCCGCAACTGGCCGGGGTCGGGATCGACTACTGCTGGGGCGGGCTGGTGGACATGACCAGCGACCGGCTACCCCGGGCCGGCGAACGCAACGGCATCTACCACGCCATGGGCTACAGCGGCCATGGCGTGCAGATGTCGGTGCACATGGGCCAGGTCATGGCCGAGGTCATGGACGGCAAGGCCAGCGCCAACCCCTGGCAAGACCTGGCGTGGCCGGCGATTCCCGGGCACTTCGGCAAGCCCTGGTTCCTGCCGCTGGTAGGCGCTTACTACCGCTTCCAGGACTATCTGCACTGA
- a CDS encoding ABC transporter substrate-binding protein, producing MTDNKVDPQLISGEESLRVFEGLNRGMSRRSALRMLGVAGVAAAGAGSLFGSAGTLLASDSAAPGKGKPGGRIRVAGMSSSTADTLDPARGALSTDYVRHFMFYNGLTRFDSHLVPQLELAERIDNTDATLWIITLRKDVTFHNGKGLTAADVVFSLSRHKDPATGSKVMPLMEQFAEIKATGTHEVQIRLKAPNAELPSILAVSHLLIVPEGTTDFSQGIGTGPFKVKEFKPGVRSVSARNPNYWKPGLPYLDEIEFIAIADEPSRVNALLSGDVNLINEVNPRSTARIAASAGHRVVDAPSGNYTDLIIRQDQLPGQSPEFTQALKYLLDREQVKSAVFRGYAVLGNDHPIAPGSRYYNADLPQTVYDPEKARFLLKKAGMEKVSMPLVASPAATGSVDIAVLLQQSAKQAGLTLNVNRLPSDGYWSNHWMKHPLSFGNINPRPNADVIFSQFFQSSAPWNESGWKNEQFDQLLMLARGETDDAKRSTMYADMQTLVHDHCGIGIPVFISNIDGVDQRIKGYGSNPLGGFMGYMFAEQVWLDA from the coding sequence ATGACTGACAACAAAGTCGATCCGCAACTGATTTCCGGCGAAGAAAGCCTGCGGGTTTTCGAGGGCCTGAACCGTGGCATGTCCCGCCGCAGTGCCTTGCGCATGCTTGGCGTGGCCGGTGTCGCCGCCGCGGGCGCCGGCAGCCTGTTCGGCAGTGCCGGCACCTTGCTCGCCAGCGACAGTGCGGCGCCGGGCAAGGGCAAGCCGGGCGGACGCATCCGCGTCGCCGGGATGTCCAGTTCCACCGCCGACACCCTCGACCCGGCCCGGGGCGCACTGTCCACCGACTATGTGCGGCACTTCATGTTCTACAACGGCCTGACCCGCTTCGACAGCCACCTGGTGCCGCAGCTGGAGTTGGCCGAGCGCATCGACAATACCGACGCCACCCTGTGGATCATCACCCTGCGCAAGGACGTGACCTTCCACAACGGCAAGGGCCTGACCGCCGCCGACGTGGTGTTCTCGCTGTCGCGGCACAAGGACCCGGCCACCGGCTCCAAGGTCATGCCGCTGATGGAGCAGTTCGCCGAGATCAAGGCCACCGGCACCCATGAGGTGCAGATCCGCCTCAAGGCGCCGAACGCCGAGCTGCCGTCGATCCTCGCGGTCTCGCACCTGCTGATCGTGCCCGAAGGCACCACCGACTTCAGCCAGGGCATCGGCACCGGGCCGTTCAAGGTCAAGGAGTTCAAGCCGGGCGTGCGCTCGGTTTCCGCGCGCAACCCGAACTACTGGAAGCCGGGTCTGCCGTACCTGGACGAGATCGAGTTCATCGCCATCGCCGACGAGCCTTCGCGGGTCAACGCCTTGCTCTCCGGCGATGTCAACCTGATCAACGAGGTCAACCCGCGTTCCACCGCGCGCATCGCCGCCAGCGCCGGGCACCGGGTGGTGGACGCGCCGTCGGGCAACTACACCGACCTGATCATTCGCCAGGACCAGTTGCCTGGCCAGAGCCCGGAATTCACCCAGGCGCTGAAGTACCTGCTGGACCGTGAACAGGTGAAATCCGCGGTGTTCCGCGGCTACGCCGTGCTCGGCAACGATCACCCGATCGCGCCCGGTTCGCGTTACTACAACGCCGACCTGCCGCAGACCGTGTACGACCCGGAAAAGGCCCGCTTCCTGCTGAAGAAGGCCGGCATGGAGAAGGTCAGCATGCCGCTGGTGGCCTCGCCGGCGGCCACCGGTTCGGTGGACATCGCCGTGCTCCTGCAGCAGTCGGCCAAGCAGGCCGGGCTGACCCTCAACGTCAACCGCCTGCCCAGCGACGGCTACTGGTCCAACCACTGGATGAAGCACCCGCTGAGCTTCGGCAACATCAACCCGCGGCCGAACGCCGACGTGATCTTCTCGCAGTTCTTCCAGTCCAGCGCGCCATGGAACGAGTCGGGCTGGAAGAACGAGCAGTTCGACCAGTTGCTGATGCTGGCCCGCGGCGAGACCGACGACGCCAAGCGCAGCACGATGTACGCCGACATGCAGACCCTGGTGCACGACCACTGCGGCATCGGCATCCCGGTGTTCATCAGCAACATCGACGGGGTCGACCAGCGCATCAAGGGCTATGGCAGCAACCCCCTGGGCGGCTTCATGGGCTACATGTTCGCCGAGCAGGTGTGGCTGGACGCGTGA
- a CDS encoding ABC transporter permease, whose product MNSNTLWLIGRRMGAAVVTLLIVSMVVFAITAVLPGDAAQQALGQFATPEQVAALRLKLGLDQPGVVRYLHWLLSLLAGDMGTSVSNAMPVSELMAGRVPNTLMLAAVTAVVSVPVALTLGIGSAMGRGGRLDSILSFITLALVAVPEFLVATLAVLVFAVNLGWLSALSYASETHSPLQFLRTYALPVMTLCFVIVAQMARMTRAAVIDQLDSPYVEMARLKGVSPVRIVLRHALPNAIGPIANAVALSLSYLLGGVVIVETIFNYPGIASLMVDAVTNRDMALVQACTMLFCTAYLGLVLIADLCAILSNPRLRNQ is encoded by the coding sequence ATGAATAGCAACACACTGTGGTTGATCGGGCGGCGCATGGGCGCCGCGGTCGTGACCTTGTTGATCGTGTCCATGGTGGTGTTCGCCATCACCGCGGTATTGCCGGGGGACGCGGCGCAACAGGCCCTGGGGCAGTTCGCCACGCCGGAACAGGTGGCGGCGCTACGCCTGAAACTGGGGCTGGACCAGCCCGGTGTGGTGCGTTACCTGCACTGGCTGCTCAGCCTGCTGGCCGGCGACATGGGCACCTCGGTGTCCAACGCCATGCCGGTCAGCGAGCTGATGGCCGGGCGGGTGCCCAACACCCTGATGCTGGCGGCGGTGACCGCGGTGGTCTCGGTGCCGGTGGCGCTGACCCTGGGCATCGGCTCGGCCATGGGCCGCGGCGGGCGCCTGGACAGCATCCTGAGCTTCATCACCCTGGCCCTGGTGGCGGTGCCGGAGTTCCTGGTGGCGACCCTGGCGGTGCTGGTGTTCGCGGTGAACCTGGGCTGGCTGTCGGCCTTGTCCTACGCCAGCGAAACCCACTCGCCGCTGCAGTTCCTGCGCACCTACGCCTTGCCGGTGATGACCCTGTGCTTTGTCATCGTCGCGCAAATGGCGCGCATGACCCGCGCCGCGGTGATCGACCAGCTCGACAGCCCCTACGTGGAAATGGCCCGGCTCAAGGGCGTCAGCCCGGTGCGCATCGTGCTGCGCCACGCCTTGCCCAACGCCATCGGGCCGATCGCCAACGCGGTGGCGCTGAGCCTGTCGTACCTGCTGGGCGGGGTGGTGATCGTCGAGACCATCTTCAACTATCCCGGGATCGCCAGTCTGATGGTCGACGCGGTGACCAACCGCGACATGGCGCTGGTCCAGGCCTGCACCATGCTGTTCTGCACGGCCTACCTGGGCTTGGTGCTGATTGCCGACCTGTGCGCGATTCTTTCCAATCCGAGGCTGAGAAACCAATGA
- a CDS encoding ABC transporter permease produces the protein MTNLMLKSTPATPDLALGKVSHGPSWLGLTGAAMCVLWLLVALFGPWLAPHPVGEVVSANVFDAMGAAYPFGTDYLGRDMLSRVLVGARFTVGLALISAVLASGLGTACALLSVVAPKWLDEVISRLMDAFISIPSKMLALIMVSAFGSSVVLLVCTAVLSFTPGAFRIARSLAVNIEALEYVQVARTRGERRLYIACVEILPNMLNPVLTDLGLRFGFIVLLLSGMSFLGLGVQPPDADLGSLVRENIGGLNQGAPAIVIPALAIGTLTIGVNLFIDRISSRRSRRPGGH, from the coding sequence ATGACCAATCTCATGCTGAAGTCGACGCCTGCCACGCCCGACCTGGCGCTTGGCAAGGTCTCCCACGGGCCGTCCTGGCTCGGCCTGACCGGGGCCGCGATGTGTGTGCTGTGGCTGCTGGTGGCGCTGTTCGGCCCCTGGCTGGCGCCGCACCCGGTGGGCGAAGTGGTGTCCGCCAATGTGTTCGACGCCATGGGCGCGGCCTATCCGTTCGGCACCGATTACCTGGGCCGCGACATGCTCAGCCGGGTACTGGTGGGCGCGCGGTTCACCGTCGGCCTGGCGCTGATTTCCGCGGTCCTGGCCAGCGGCCTGGGCACCGCCTGCGCCTTGCTCTCGGTGGTCGCGCCGAAATGGCTGGATGAAGTCATCAGCCGCCTGATGGATGCCTTCATCTCCATCCCGAGCAAGATGCTGGCGCTGATCATGGTCTCGGCCTTCGGCTCCTCGGTGGTGCTGCTGGTGTGCACCGCGGTGCTGAGCTTCACCCCCGGGGCGTTCCGTATCGCCCGCAGCCTGGCGGTGAATATCGAGGCCCTGGAGTATGTGCAGGTGGCCCGCACCCGGGGCGAGCGCCGGCTGTACATCGCCTGCGTGGAGATCCTGCCGAACATGCTCAACCCGGTGCTCACCGACCTGGGCCTGCGCTTTGGCTTCATCGTCCTGCTGCTCAGCGGCATGAGCTTCCTCGGCCTCGGCGTGCAGCCGCCGGACGCCGACCTCGGCTCGCTGGTGCGCGAGAACATCGGCGGCCTCAACCAGGGCGCGCCGGCCATCGTCATCCCGGCGCTGGCCATCGGCACCCTGACCATTGGCGTGAACCTGTTCATCGACAGGATCTCGTCGCGCCGCAGCCGCCGTCCGGGAGGTCATTGA
- a CDS encoding ABC transporter ATP-binding protein, giving the protein MSQLIRVEDLRVVAGGESGEVEIVKGVSFALEQGEVLALIGESGSGKTTIALALLGYARRGCRLASGVVRVGEHDMLALGEEQLQGLRGNRVSYIAQSAAAAFNPAKRLLDQVVEGALIHGLDSRANLEAKAIALFRDLALPDPEHIGQRYPHQVSGGQLQRVMAAMALISDPLLVILDEPTTALDVTTQIDVLRAFKRVVRERGATAVYVSHDLAVVAQMADQIVVLNGGQILEQSATAPLLEGPAHDYTRSLLAAARPDSTIRPPSDIAEDQPLLTIKGLTAGYGNKNLQGMPMIRVLEDIDLTVRRGQAIGVIGESGSGKSTLARVVAGLLSPALGQLSFDGQPLGGSLSSRTDEQFRRIQMVFQNADTALNPMHSVSAILSRPLKMYFGLKGAALRQRIDELLDLVRLPRKLADRRPSELSGGQKQRVNLARALAAKPDLILCDEVTSALDTVVGAAILELLRDLRQELGVSYLFISHDISTVRALCDDIVVMYSGHKVEAGSRAAFAQAPFHPYTDLLIHSVPELRQGWLESCGSTCASLPPIGVKANVPELCTFLNRCPVRIDGLCNRTAPNRRAIDGGSEILCHRDSGELLQSQQNFNGMTEGAYA; this is encoded by the coding sequence ATGAGCCAGTTGATTCGAGTGGAAGACCTGCGGGTGGTCGCCGGCGGCGAGAGCGGCGAAGTGGAGATCGTCAAGGGCGTGAGCTTCGCCCTGGAGCAGGGCGAGGTGCTGGCGTTGATCGGCGAATCCGGCTCCGGCAAGACCACCATCGCCCTGGCCCTGCTGGGTTATGCCCGCCGCGGTTGCCGCCTGGCGTCCGGGGTGGTGCGGGTCGGCGAACACGACATGCTGGCCCTGGGCGAGGAGCAGTTGCAGGGCCTGCGCGGCAATCGCGTGTCCTACATCGCCCAGAGCGCGGCGGCGGCCTTCAACCCGGCGAAAAGACTCCTCGACCAGGTGGTGGAGGGCGCCCTGATCCATGGCCTGGACAGTCGCGCCAACCTGGAGGCCAAGGCCATCGCGCTGTTCCGCGACCTGGCCCTGCCGGACCCGGAACACATCGGCCAGCGTTACCCGCACCAGGTCTCGGGCGGCCAGTTGCAACGGGTGATGGCGGCCATGGCGCTGATCAGCGACCCGCTGCTGGTGATCCTCGACGAGCCGACCACCGCGCTCGACGTCACCACCCAGATCGACGTGCTGCGGGCCTTCAAGCGGGTGGTGCGCGAACGCGGAGCGACGGCGGTGTATGTGTCCCACGACCTGGCGGTGGTGGCGCAGATGGCCGATCAGATCGTGGTGCTCAACGGCGGCCAGATCCTCGAACAGAGCGCCACCGCGCCGCTGCTCGAGGGCCCGGCCCACGACTACACCCGCAGCCTGCTGGCGGCGGCGCGCCCGGACTCGACCATTCGCCCGCCCAGTGATATCGCCGAGGACCAGCCGCTGCTGACCATCAAGGGCCTGACCGCTGGTTACGGCAACAAGAACCTGCAAGGCATGCCGATGATCCGTGTGCTGGAGGACATCGACCTGACCGTGCGCCGTGGCCAGGCCATCGGCGTGATCGGCGAGTCGGGCTCGGGCAAGTCGACCCTGGCGCGGGTGGTGGCCGGTTTGCTGAGCCCGGCCCTGGGCCAGCTGAGCTTCGACGGCCAGCCCCTGGGCGGCAGCCTGTCGAGCCGCACCGACGAGCAGTTCCGGCGGATCCAGATGGTGTTCCAGAACGCCGACACCGCGCTCAACCCCATGCACAGCGTCAGCGCCATTCTCAGCCGGCCGCTGAAGATGTATTTCGGCCTCAAGGGCGCGGCATTGCGCCAGCGCATCGACGAACTGCTGGACCTGGTGCGGCTGCCGCGCAAGCTCGCGGACCGGCGGCCCAGCGAGCTGTCCGGCGGGCAGAAGCAGCGGGTCAACCTGGCCCGCGCGCTGGCGGCCAAGCCCGACCTGATCCTCTGCGACGAGGTGACTTCGGCCCTGGATACGGTGGTTGGGGCGGCGATTCTCGAATTGCTGCGCGACCTGCGCCAGGAACTGGGGGTGTCCTACCTGTTCATCAGCCACGACATTTCCACGGTGCGCGCGCTGTGCGACGACATTGTGGTGATGTACAGCGGGCACAAGGTCGAGGCGGGCAGCCGCGCGGCCTTTGCCCAGGCGCCGTTCCATCCCTATACCGACCTGCTGATCCACTCGGTGCCGGAGCTGCGCCAGGGCTGGCTGGAAAGCTGCGGCAGCACCTGCGCCAGCCTGCCGCCGATCGGTGTCAAGGCCAACGTGCCGGAGCTGTGTACCTTCCTCAATCGTTGCCCGGTGCGCATCGACGGGTTGTGCAACCGCACCGCGCCGAACCGCCGCGCCATCGACGGCGGCAGCGAGATCCTCTGCCACCGCGACAGCGGCGAGTTGTTGCAGAGCCAACAGAACTTCAATGGCATGACCGAGGGAGCCTACGCATGA
- a CDS encoding (2Fe-2S)-binding protein has product MKGRFVRLGERERAPVRLWVDGAPIEALQGDTLMVALLTQGTALRQSEFDSGRRAGFCLMGACQDCWVWTRAGERLRACSSEVREGLDILTTQPEAVWPLHG; this is encoded by the coding sequence ATGAAGGGGCGTTTTGTACGGTTGGGCGAGCGCGAACGGGCGCCGGTACGGCTGTGGGTGGATGGCGCGCCGATCGAGGCGTTGCAGGGCGACACGCTGATGGTGGCGTTGCTGACCCAGGGGACGGCCCTGCGCCAGTCGGAGTTCGATTCCGGCCGGCGCGCCGGCTTCTGCCTGATGGGCGCCTGCCAGGACTGCTGGGTCTGGACCCGCGCCGGCGAACGCCTGCGCGCCTGTTCCAGCGAGGTCCGCGAGGGCCTGGATATCCTCACCACACAACCGGAGGCGGTATGGCCACTGCACGGCTGA
- a CDS encoding FAD/NAD(P)-dependent oxidoreductase, whose product MATARLNIPSGAAPRVVIVGAGPAGVRCAETLLAAGLVPTLVDENRRDGGQIYRRQPEGFCRDYATLYGSEAHKARALHDSFERLRPRIDYRPDTLVWNLTPGQLCCVSQGRHFTLDYDALILCTGATDRLMPLEGWQLAGTYSLGGAQIALKAQSVSIGHRVVFMGSGPLLYLVASQYLKAGAQVAAVLDTSPLGKRIGALPKLLARPGLLWTGMKLLAQLCLARIPVHLGIQPVRVLGDAQGGVSLVQVKTAKGDSLDVECDALALGYHLRPETQLADLAGCRLAFEPASSQWLLELDEAGRTSVSGVYAAGDGAKIRGADAAEHAGRLAALALLEDLQLPVNAAERDEQRQALAVMDQFRLGLAQAFPWPSAQAEALPDTAIVCRCEMISAGELRRTVREKGACEVNRAKAFSRVGMGRCQGRYCAQAGAEVIAAAAGVAVQEVGRQRGQAPVKPLSMLTGEVTP is encoded by the coding sequence ATGGCCACTGCACGGCTGAACATCCCGTCCGGCGCGGCGCCGCGGGTCGTGATAGTCGGCGCCGGCCCGGCCGGTGTCCGTTGCGCCGAAACCCTGCTGGCGGCCGGCCTGGTGCCGACCCTGGTCGACGAGAACCGTCGCGACGGCGGGCAGATCTACCGCCGCCAGCCCGAAGGTTTTTGCCGCGACTACGCCACCCTGTACGGCAGCGAAGCGCACAAGGCCCGGGCCCTGCACGACAGCTTCGAGCGCCTGCGCCCGCGCATCGACTATCGCCCGGACACCCTGGTGTGGAACCTGACCCCCGGGCAGCTGTGCTGCGTCAGCCAGGGCCGGCACTTCACCCTGGACTATGACGCGCTGATCCTCTGCACCGGCGCCACCGACCGCCTGATGCCGCTCGAAGGCTGGCAACTGGCGGGCACCTACAGCCTCGGCGGCGCGCAGATCGCCCTCAAGGCGCAGTCGGTGTCCATCGGTCACCGCGTGGTGTTCATGGGCAGCGGGCCGCTGCTGTACCTGGTGGCCAGCCAGTACCTCAAGGCCGGGGCGCAGGTCGCCGCGGTACTCGACACTTCGCCGCTGGGCAAGCGCATCGGCGCCTTGCCGAAACTGCTGGCGCGCCCGGGATTGCTCTGGACCGGCATGAAGCTGCTGGCGCAGCTGTGCCTGGCCCGGATACCGGTGCACCTGGGGATCCAGCCGGTCCGGGTGCTGGGCGATGCCCAGGGCGGGGTCAGCCTGGTGCAGGTCAAGACCGCCAAGGGCGACAGCCTGGATGTCGAGTGCGATGCCCTGGCCCTGGGCTATCACCTGCGTCCGGAAACCCAGCTGGCCGACCTTGCCGGTTGCCGCCTGGCCTTCGAGCCGGCGTCCAGCCAATGGCTGCTGGAGCTCGACGAGGCCGGGCGCACCAGTGTCAGCGGGGTCTATGCCGCCGGCGACGGGGCGAAGATCCGTGGCGCCGACGCCGCCGAACACGCCGGGCGCCTCGCGGCCCTGGCCCTGCTCGAGGATCTGCAACTGCCGGTCAACGCCGCGGAACGCGACGAACAGCGCCAGGCCCTGGCGGTGATGGACCAGTTCCGCCTCGGCCTGGCCCAGGCCTTTCCCTGGCCGAGCGCCCAGGCCGAGGCGCTGCCGGACACCGCCATCGTCTGCCGTTGCGAGATGATCAGCGCCGGCGAACTGCGGCGCACGGTGCGCGAGAAGGGCGCCTGCGAAGTCAACCGCGCCAAGGCCTTCAGCCGGGTCGGCATGGGCCGCTGCCAGGGTCGCTACTGTGCCCAGGCCGGGGCCGAGGTGATCGCCGCCGCGGCCGGGGTCGCGGTGCAGGAGGTGGGCCGGCAGCGAGGCCAGGCCCCGGTCAAGCCCCTTTCGATGCTCACCGGGGAGGTGACGCCATGA
- a CDS encoding NAD(P)/FAD-dependent oxidoreductase, with product MTVQQSDVLIVGGGLMGSAAAFFLRQRGQSVTLLERDQIGQYASGVNFGNVRRQGRYLGQLELANRSWALWKRLPELIDDDLEFIASGHMRVCYREDEIAELEAYAAAPEARQLDLKIYRGRELHERFPFLGPDVKGGSYAPHDGHANPRLAAPAFARAAVRGGARIEERTEVAEVQKVGGGFLVGTTDGRQFSAERLLITAGAWGQKLSEQFGEPVPLDTNGPQMAVTEPVPYALPTVIGVYTKIPEEVIYFRQIPRGNIIIGGGYRSKPDMLTRRAQVEPRSILNQIQQMRRLLPGIGNLNIIRVWSGIEGYLPDSLPIMGPSGQVDGLYYAFGFCGHGFQLGPGVGDVMAELIATGSTSTSIEPFSIRRFAGTTAQRSKAS from the coding sequence ATGACGGTGCAACAGTCCGATGTACTGATTGTCGGCGGCGGCCTGATGGGCTCGGCGGCGGCGTTTTTCCTGCGCCAGCGCGGCCAGTCGGTGACCCTGCTGGAGCGCGACCAGATCGGCCAGTACGCCAGCGGGGTGAACTTCGGCAACGTGCGGCGCCAGGGGCGTTATCTCGGCCAGCTGGAGCTGGCCAACCGTTCCTGGGCCCTGTGGAAGCGCCTGCCGGAACTGATCGACGACGACCTGGAATTCATCGCCAGCGGCCATATGCGGGTGTGTTACCGCGAGGACGAGATCGCTGAGCTCGAGGCCTATGCCGCGGCGCCCGAGGCGCGGCAGCTGGACCTGAAGATCTACCGCGGCCGCGAGTTGCATGAGCGTTTTCCGTTCCTCGGGCCGGACGTCAAGGGCGGCTCCTACGCGCCCCATGACGGCCATGCCAACCCGCGCCTGGCGGCCCCGGCCTTTGCCCGGGCGGCGGTGCGCGGCGGGGCGCGGATCGAAGAACGCACCGAAGTGGCCGAGGTGCAGAAGGTCGGCGGCGGGTTCCTGGTCGGCACCACCGACGGCCGCCAGTTCAGCGCCGAACGCCTGCTGATCACCGCCGGCGCCTGGGGCCAGAAACTCTCCGAGCAGTTCGGCGAGCCGGTGCCGCTGGACACCAACGGCCCGCAGATGGCGGTCACCGAGCCGGTGCCTTACGCCTTGCCGACGGTGATCGGGGTCTACACCAAGATCCCCGAGGAGGTGATCTACTTCCGCCAGATTCCCCGCGGCAACATCATCATCGGCGGCGGCTACCGCAGCAAACCGGACATGCTCACACGGCGCGCCCAGGTCGAACCGCGCAGCATCCTCAACCAGATCCAGCAGATGCGCCGGCTGCTGCCGGGCATCGGCAACCTCAACATCATCCGTGTATGGAGCGGCATCGAAGGTTATCTGCCCGACTCGCTGCCGATCATGGGGCCCAGTGGCCAGGTCGACGGTCTCTACTACGCCTTCGGTTTCTGCGGCCACGGCTTCCAGCTCGGCCCGGGCGTCGGCGACGTGATGGCCGAGCTGATCGCCACCGGCAGCACCAGCACTTCGATCGAGCCCTTTTCGATTCGCCGCTTCGCCGGCACAACCGCACAACGGAGCAAGGCCTCATGA